From the genome of Rathayibacter sp. VKM Ac-2804:
ACCCTCGCGGGTCCGGGACGACGACGGCGTCCTCCGGAGGCGTCCACGACCAGCCGGGCGGCGCGTACTCGCCGTACTGCGGTTCCGGGCGCGGGGAGCCGCTCGGCTGGTCGTGTGCGTTCGTCACGGAGCGGTGCCCTACTTCCCGGAGTGGCCGGCGGAGCCGAGCTGGCGGGTGGCCTCGGCGACGCGGACGGCCATGGCGGACTCGGCGATCTTGCCCCACGAGCGCGGGTCGTAGACCTTCTTGTTGCCGACCTCGCCGTCGACCTTGAGGAAGCCGTCGTAGTTCTTCAGCACCGTGTCGGCGACCGAGCGGCTGAAGGCGTACTGGGTGTCGGTGTCGATGTTCATCTTCACGACGCCGTTGCGGACCGCCTCGGCGATCTCCTCGTCGGTCGAGCCGGAGCCGCCGTGGAAGACGAGGTCGAGCGGGAGCGCCTCGGTGCCGTACTTCTTCTGCAGGCCGTCCTGGATCTCGCGGAGCAGCTCGGGGCGCAGGCGCACGTTGCCGGGCTTGTAGACGCCGTGGACGTTGCCGAAGGTCAGCGCGGCCATGTAGCGGCCCTGCTCGCCGAACCCGAGGGCCTCGACGGTCGCGATCGCGTCGTCGAGCGTGGTGTAGAGGTGCTCGTTGATGTCGTGCGAGACGCCGTCCTCCTCGCCGCCGACGACGCCGATCTCGACCTCGAGGATCGCGTTGATCGCCTTCACGCGCGGCAGGATCTCCTGGGCGATCTTCAGGTTCTCGTCGAGGGGCACGGCCGAGCCGTCCCACATGTGCGACTGGAAGAGCGGCTCGCGACCGGCCTTGACCTCCTCCTCGGAGGCGGCGATCAGCGGGTAGACGAAGCCCTCGAGCGCGTTCTGCGGGCAGTGGTCGGTGTGCAGCGCGACCGTGACCGGGTAGTTCTTGGCGACCTCGGTGGCGAACTTCGCGAAGGCGATCGCTCCGGCGGCGCGGTTCTTGACCGTGTGGCCGGCGAAGTAGTCGGCGCCTCCGGTCGTGACCTGGATGATGCCGTCCGAGCCGGCCTCGGACAGGCCCTGCAGCACCGAGTTGATGGTCTGCGAGGAGGAGACGTTGAACGCGGGGTACGCGAAGCCGCCCTTCTTCGCCTTGTCGAGCATCTCTGCGTACTGGTCCGGGGTAGCGACGGGCATGGCATCTCCTTTGACGGATGAACGGGAGGGGGTCGGGCGAGGCCCGCGTCGGCGTCGAGTCTAGCGAGGCGGCTGCGGGGCGTCCCCCGGGCGCGGGGCGGGCCTCGGATAGACTCCGCTCCGGGATGGGGATCCGCTCCGCGGGTCCTGCGACGACGCCGTCTGCACGAACTCGAACGCGAAGGACTCCGCGCTGTGACCGATATCGACCACGACTCGCTCTACCTCCACCCGGACCGCAACCTCGGCATGGAGCTCGTCCGAGCCACCGAGGCGGCGGCGATCCGCGCCGTCCCCTTCATCGGCAAGGGCGACAAGAACGCCGCCGACGGCGCCGCCGTCGACGCGATGCGCACCTTCCTCGGCACCGTCAACTTCGACGGGGTCGTCGTCATCGGCGAGGGCGAGAAGGACAACGCGCCGATGCTCTACAACGGCGAGCACGTCGGCAACGGCTCGGGCCCCGCGGCGGACATCGCCGTCGACCCGATCGACGGCACCTCGCTGACCGCCGCCGGCCGGCAGAACGCGCTGTCGATGATCGCCGTCGCCGACCGCGGCGCGATGTTCGACCCGTCCGCCGTCTTCTACATGGAGAAGATCGTCACCGGGCCCGAGGGCGTCGGGATCATCGACATCGAGCGCCCCATCGGCGAGAACATCCGCGCGCTGGCGCGGGCCAAGCGCAAGCCCGTCGACGAGATGCGCATCGCGGTGCTCGACCGCCCGCGGCACGCGCAGCTGATCGACGACATCCGCGCGGCGGGTGCCGGGACGCGGCTGCTGCTCGACGGCGACGTGGCGGGCGGCATCAACGCCGCTCGGCACGACTCCCGGGTCGACATGTGCGTCGGCACCGGAGGCACGCCCGAGGGCATCATCACCGCGTGCGCCATCCGCGCGCTCGGCGGCGTGATCCAGGGCATCCTCCGCCCCAAGGACGACGACGAGCGCCAGCGCGCGATCGACGCCGGCCACGACCTCGACCGGGTGCTGCACGCGAACGACCTGGTCCGCAGCGACAACACCTACTTCGTCGCCACCGGCGTCACCAACGGCGGTCTGGTGAAGGGCGTCCGCAAGGAGGGCCACATCATCACCACCGAGTCGATCGTCCTGCGCTCGCGCTCGGGCACGATCCGCCGCGTGACGGCCCAGCACCTCGCGGAGAAGTGGGTCTAGGCAGCCGCTGACTCGTGCTGGTCGAGTAGCCGTGCAGCGGCGCACCCATGCTGGTCGAGTAGCCGCGGAGCGGCGTATCGAGATTCGGTGTCCCCGCGCGGGTGGATCTCGATACGCGCCCTGCGGGCGCTACTCGATCAGCATGTACGGCGCGCTCGGCCGCTGCAGGCACGGCGCGTGCGGCCGTACGACGCCGACGCGTTCCCTGCTGGTCGGGCAGCCGCGCAGCGGCGTATCGAGACCCGGCGCTCAGGCCGTGCGCTCGTCCGGGCCGAGGAGCTCGACGGCCGTCAGCCGCCGCGGGGACACCGTGACGCCGTCGGCGGGCGCGATCACGCGGGACTCGTCGAGGGTGTCGAACTGGCGCGCGGTGACGAGGACGCGGGTCTCGAGCGAGCCCGCGAACGCGTTGTAGGAGTCGACCGTCCTCTCGATCGAGCGTCGGAGCCCCTCGGCGTGATCGGCGAGCGTCGCGAGGCGCGCGTAGAGGGTCTTGCCGAGGTCGAGCAGGCGCTTCGCGTCGTCGGTCAGGACGTCCTGCTGCCAGGTGTAGGCGACGGTCTTCAGCACCGACCAGAGCGTCACCGGCGAGGCGAGGGCGACCCGCTTGCGGAACGCGTACTCGAGCAGCGTCGGATCGGCGTCGAGCGCGCTCGCGAGCAGCGGCTCGCTGGGGATGAAGGCGATCACGAACTCGGGGCTCGCCGGCAGCCCGGTCCAGTAGGCGCGGCCGGCGAGGGCGTCGATGTGCCCGCGGAGGGCGCGCACGTGCGCCCGCAGCAGGCCGGCGCGGCGGGCCTCCTCCTCGGCGCCCGCCCCGGCGGGGATGGCGCTC
Proteins encoded in this window:
- the glpX gene encoding class II fructose-bisphosphatase, which codes for MELVRATEAAAIRAVPFIGKGDKNAADGAAVDAMRTFLGTVNFDGVVVIGEGEKDNAPMLYNGEHVGNGSGPAADIAVDPIDGTSLTAAGRQNALSMIAVADRGAMFDPSAVFYMEKIVTGPEGVGIIDIERPIGENIRALARAKRKPVDEMRIAVLDRPRHAQLIDDIRAAGAGTRLLLDGDVAGGINAARHDSRVDMCVGTGGTPEGIITACAIRALGGVIQGILRPKDDDERQRAIDAGHDLDRVLHANDLVRSDNTYFVATGVTNGGLVKGVRKEGHIITTESIVLRSRSGTIRRVTAQHLAEKWV
- the fbaA gene encoding class II fructose-bisphosphate aldolase, with translation MPVATPDQYAEMLDKAKKGGFAYPAFNVSSSQTINSVLQGLSEAGSDGIIQVTTGGADYFAGHTVKNRAAGAIAFAKFATEVAKNYPVTVALHTDHCPQNALEGFVYPLIAASEEEVKAGREPLFQSHMWDGSAVPLDENLKIAQEILPRVKAINAILEVEIGVVGGEEDGVSHDINEHLYTTLDDAIATVEALGFGEQGRYMAALTFGNVHGVYKPGNVRLRPELLREIQDGLQKKYGTEALPLDLVFHGGSGSTDEEIAEAVRNGVVKMNIDTDTQYAFSRSVADTVLKNYDGFLKVDGEVGNKKVYDPRSWGKIAESAMAVRVAEATRQLGSAGHSGK